One stretch of Thalassophryne amazonica chromosome 19, fThaAma1.1, whole genome shotgun sequence DNA includes these proteins:
- the med6 gene encoding mediator of RNA polymerase II transcription subunit 6 yields the protein MASVDFRDNLLGISWVDSGWVPILNPGNVLDYFSERSNPFYDRTCNNEVVKMQRLSLEHLQQMVGVEYFLLHAQEPILYIIRKQQRQSPSHVIPLADYYIIAGVVYQAPDLGAVISSRVLSAVHGIQSAFDEAMSYCRYHPSKGYWWHFKDQEEREKNKPKSKKKEEPSSLFQRQRVDTLLSNLMSKFPPTFYQPKAGEKPIPVEVKKEPEPPAETGKQEEREPAPKSSAPAPPSKPPPEKRARLQ from the exons ATGGCGTCGGTGGATTTCAGAG ACAATCTTCTTGGAATATCTTGGGTGGACAGTGGCTGGGTGCCAATTCTTAACCCTGGAAATGTTCTGGATTATTTCTCTGAGAGAAGCAACCCCTTCTATGACAGAACCTGTAATAATGAGGTAGTTAAAATGCAGCGACTTTCTCTGGAACATCTGCA GCAAATGGTGGGAGTGGAGTACTTTCTTCTACATGCTCAGGAACCAATCCTTTACATAATCCGTAAACAGCAGAGACAGTCACCATCACACG TGATTCCCCTGGCTGACTACTACATCATAGCAGGAGTGGTATATCAGGCTCCAGATCTGGGAGCAGTTATCAGCTCCAGAGTG CTTTCTGCAGTGCATGGAATTCAGTCAGCTTTTGATGAAGCCATGTCATACTGCCGCTACCACCCATCCAAAGGATACTGGTGGCACTTCAAGGACCAAGAGGAGAGAG AAAAAAATAAGCCTAAATCTAAGAAGAAAGAAGAACCAAGTTCGTTGTTCCAGAGGCAGCGTGTGGACACGCTTCTTTCGAACCTCATGTCAAAATTCCCACCAACCTTCTACCAG CCTAAAGCTGGTGAGAAGCCCATTCCAG TTGAGGTAAAGAAGGAGCCTGAACCTCCTGCAGAAACTGGGAAACAAGAAGAGAGGGAACCAGCCCCAAAGTCATCTGCTCCAGCTCCACCAAGCAAACCACCTCCAGAGAAGCGAGCACGGCTGCAGTGA
- the LOC117531709 gene encoding tetratricopeptide repeat protein 9A, with amino-acid sequence MSVIQAAHDGGGSRVEGGKGSAADSGGGGSPRLQQCAQPPSGRSRDARYQLQQHQRHHGASMLKQPSCNEPADVVRRALDFKSQGTQCYKDKKYREAIGKYHRALLEIKGLCRVLGDPDTSSKSPSSLLPTISKSTTLTDEQKGAMENAELECYNSLAACLLQMELVNYERVKEYCLKVLHKEGKNFKALYRSGVAYYHLGDFQKALYYLKESHKQEPSDTNVIRYIQLTEMKIRRNAQREKKEAT; translated from the exons ATGAGCGTGATCCAGGCCGCGCACGACGGCGGCGGCTCCAGGGTGGAGGGCGGCAAAGGCAGCGCGGCCGACAGCGGCGGCGGCGGCTCCCCGCGGCTCCAGCAGTGCGCGCAGCCTCCCAGCGGCCGGAGCAGGGATGCCAGGTACCAGCTGCAGCAGCATCAGAGGCATCACGGTGCGTCGATGCTCAAGCAGCCGTCCTGCAACGAGCCCGCCGACGTGGTCAGGCGCGCGCTGGACTTTAAGAGCCAAGGCACCCAGTGCTACAAGGACAAGAAGTACCGAGAGGCGATCGGTAAGTACCACCGCGCGCTGCTGGAGATCAAGGGCCTGTGCAGGGTGCTAGGGGACCCGGACACCAGCTCCAAGTCCCCGTCATCCCTCCTTCCGACCATCAGCAAGTCCACCACGCTGACAGACGAGCAGAAGGGGGCCATGGAGAACGCAGAGCTGGAGTGCTACAACAGCCTGGCTG CCTGTCTTTTGCAAATGGAGCTGGTGAACTATGAACGAGTGAAAGAGTACTGTCTGAAAGTGCTCCATAAGGAAGGAAAGAACTTCAAGGCCCTGTATCGATCTGGGGTGGCTTACTACCATCTAGGAGACTTCCAGAAGGCCCTGTACTAcctgaaggagtcacataaacagGAGCCATCAG ACACCAATGTCATTCGCTACATCCAGCTGACAGAGATGAAGATTCGCCGGAATGCCCAACGGGAAAAGAAAGAGGCGACATAA